In a single window of the Oceanispirochaeta sp. M1 genome:
- a CDS encoding NUDIX hydrolase, translating to MVQFFYKEESAPKPTLPPSVGCIAFIQNNGKYLLEHRSDSSRWAFIGGGVEKNESFEECLIREVLEETNLNVSKYKLETTFSDPSRIIRYDDGNSKRIITIAYSVEIEDFKTLQISHESQELRFVDIISLENIKMAETHIPCLQYLLELHTGIVAHKYCSFSPNEDKS from the coding sequence ATGGTTCAGTTTTTCTATAAAGAAGAAAGTGCTCCCAAGCCGACCTTACCACCATCAGTCGGTTGTATTGCGTTTATTCAAAACAATGGAAAATATCTATTAGAACATCGTTCTGATTCATCTAGATGGGCTTTTATTGGTGGGGGTGTGGAGAAAAATGAATCCTTTGAAGAATGCCTTATCAGAGAAGTCCTGGAAGAAACAAATCTCAACGTCAGCAAATACAAACTTGAAACAACATTTTCCGATCCTTCCAGAATAATTAGATATGATGATGGGAATTCAAAAAGAATAATCACAATTGCTTATTCGGTTGAGATTGAGGATTTCAAGACTCTCCAGATTAGCCATGAGTCACAAGAGCTGAGATTTGTTGATATAATCAGTTTGGAAAATATTAAAATGGCAGAAACACATATTCCATGCCTGCAGTATCTTTTAGAGTTACATACGGGAATCGTTGCCCATAAATATTGTTC